A portion of the Lathamus discolor isolate bLatDis1 chromosome 5, bLatDis1.hap1, whole genome shotgun sequence genome contains these proteins:
- the LOC136015485 gene encoding plectin-like has product MVVGTAHPTFWTYRIYMSKYFPFCFSKSLRFHMLYYKKCISMYLILPQILKNKEASVREAYSDLKAQQNSTIDENRRLMGKVKNLEQMLEDVKKQKFQVEQELPKVKEAAEKERKKQQQDMEKICLQKTKAEQEAKQCRRDLENIEKEKADAEEELERVRQLILQAETQRSILEENLRAFRNQIEESTFTRRNLEEHLRRKDTNLHDLEQQKRNLMEELKKKTEGEEKLMELIKQMEQDLEFKGSLLEIKLQEREKTEARGKVVEGRYSVTRETSLPTLAAGQGSQCRTNSEIASFHKKQEARKVEELRQKVDELVLANRKADKTIKDLKYDLNEIELQKSSTEEKSRLLKEKLDKVNSELKCLKIKLEEKDQVEQGYLQRLKELDKQLHRTTDKAEEVMQEAVDLKKIKMNYEEELKSVQQEKAQLKREVEELTKSKAKSEITIKHLNSQISSLQKEKLAAEHRTQSCKGEANNLQDQYEKIQEQLLQKTKVEKENQQEIQMLKNELAKSNHVSETLKRKIEDLNKWNTDTKLLMKQIQSESERMTLEKQSIQRKNDALKSLADGFKEQLHTTNEQLHKQTIIEQEFICKIKSLEVELAKAKDLANEYKQKCDKQSASTLTIDREVKNLNVQINALTMEKRMSEQKIQLQQVHIQELSSKIKKLQDELHQKTLEEQMARKKMILFQEESIKFKHSAEEFRKKVEKLLESHSITEKDISDIKLECVALQQEKHMAEENIMLYKVQMEDLQERLKKCQEQLQQGKQAEMDYHQKCRRLEEELEAQKHTVESLKHKMDLQLMESEHRVLLFQDEVQQNNKLQDCGFKFSCERRGNDFNYLSDTTAREFEQLPPHSKPSSPLLRRRDQVLNQKQERAGFKPDQIEGNTLYVSADDTIPREVQFHVSRINQSGEENSSPQFTEFISQMSTQFEITFDKGSQISGTSEWDTLRNRNLHSSRQTIRHGEDMKHELGVVKLHPLEIVKNKQYDMRVEVTTLNQENDKTFGTEERMLEGYKTSEGFRKEDFAKMSSFLEGESLKTDDDAAQLEYFTEEYDNIKFQGLRRDVTARQLTEVKLLDRLTVEQLLSGQKTIDEVQKSLEKFLTKPTAIAGLYLESSKEILSFAAAAKGRIIGKALALALLEAQAATGFIIDPTTGQKFSVDDSIVRGLADTELKNRLREAEKAVLGYCCSGKVMSVYQAMEARLLERQKGKNILEAQIASGGVIDPVRSVRVLPETAVQLGLLNNTTLKFLHEPSSNAKCFHNPNNRKAMYYCDLLKMCVFSVSGKCFLLPVGERKISSPSAEKSHKISVVDVETGAEMTSYEAYKKNCVDKATYLELSKQEFDWKESTCFDSDGNSFLLLTDLKTGVQFNIEETLNQGRIGRALVNKYKEGLITANEFGDILASSSQPNKDLNSPVAGFWLSETNERIPVLKASRKNLVDRVTALRCLEAQVSTGGIIDPFTGKKYSVSEALQRELIDDGCAKHMQQCELIFTGIIHPVKNTVMSAVEVVNLNAIDKELGMRCLEYQYLTGGLIDPKSHSRLTMENAIKNGIIDAVTATKMKDEKSHVKALTCPKTKKKVTYKEALERAVFDCHTGLRLLEAAQPMKTGISSLYYNS; this is encoded by the exons ATGGTGGTGGGAACTGCTCATCCTACTTTCTGGACGTACCGTATATATATGAGTAAGTATTTCccattctgcttttcaaagagCCTAAGATTTCATATGCTGTATTACAAAAAGTGTATATCAATGTATCTCATTCTTCCacagattttaaagaataaGGAAGCATCAGTGCGTGAGGCATACTCAGATCTAAAGGCACAGCAAAATAGCACAATTGATGAGAACAGAAGACTCATGGGAAAGGTAAAAAACCTTGAGCAGATGTTGGAGGatgtgaagaaacaaaaattccaAGTGGAACAGGAGCTCCCTAAAGTTAAGGAAGCCGCAGAAAAGGAGCggaagaagcagcaacaggacaTGGAAAAGATCTGTCTTCAGAAGACCAAGGCTGAGCAAGAGGCAAAGCAGTGTCGTAGGGATCTAGAGAACAttgagaaagagaaagcagatgcagaggaggagctggagcgTGTAAGGCAGCTCATTTTGCAGGCAGAGACTCAAAGAAGTATACTGGAAGAAAACCTTCGTGCTTTTCGAAATCAAATAGAAGAAAGCACCTTTACCAGAAGAAACCTTGAAGAACATCTAAGAAGAAAAGATACTAATCTTCATGATCTAgagcaacaaaaaagaaatttgatggaggagctgaagaaaaaaacagaaggagaggagaaactTATGGAACTGATAAAGCAAATGGAACAAGACCTCGAATTTAAAGGGAGCCTATTAGAAATAAAGCtgcaagagagagagaaaactgaAGCCAGAGGGAAAGTTGTTGAAGGCAGGTACTCTGTAACTAGAGAAACTTCTCTGCCAACTTTGGCGGCTGGGCAAGGCAGCCAGTGTAGAACTAATTCTGAAATTGCAAGCTTCCATAAGAAGCAAGAAGCCAGAAAGGTAGAAGAGCTTAGACAAAAGGTAGATGAATTAGTCCTTGCTAACAGAAAAGCTGATAAAACTATTAAAGACCTGAAATATGATCTGAATGAAATTGAGCTTCAGAAATCATCAACAGAAGAAAAGTCTCggttattaaaagaaaaactagaCAAAGTCAATAGTGAACTTAAATGCCTAAAAATTAAGTTAGAAGAAAAAGACCAAGTAGAACAGGGATATTTGCAGCGACTGAAAGAACTGGACAAGCAGCTACATAGAACCACAGATAAAGCTGAAGAGGTGATGCAAGAAGCTGTAGATCTCAAGAAAATTAAGATGAACTATGAGGAGGAGCTGAAATCTGTTCAGCAAGAAAAGGCacaattaaaaagagaagtagaGGAACTAACTAAATCAAAGGCAAAAAGTGAAATCACTATCAAACATTTAAATTCACAAATCAGTTCTCTTCAAAAAGAGAAGCTGGCAGCTGAACACAGAACACAATCATGCAAAGGAGAAGCAAATAATCTTCAAGACCAATATGAGAAAATTCAAGAACAATTGcttcaaaaaacaaaagtagagaaagaaaaccagcaggaaaTTCAGATGCTGAAGAATGAATTAGCCAAAAGTAATCATGTGTCAGAAACATTGAAACGAAAGATAGAAGACCTTAATAAATGGAATACTGACACAAAACTATTAATGAAGCAAATTCAGTCTGAATCGGAGAGGATGACTTTGGAAAAACAAAGTATTCAGAGGAAAAATGATGCATTAAAATCCCTAGCAGATGGTTTCAAAGAACAACTGCACACAACAAATGAACAACTGCACAAGCAAACAATAATTGAGCAAGAATtcatatgtaaaataaaaagcctaGAAGTTGAGCTAGCAAAAGCAAAAGATTTGGCTAACGaatataaacaaaaatgtgATAAACAAAGTGCTTCCACCCTAACCATTGACCGGGAAGTTAAAAATCTAAATGTGCAAATAAATGCTCTAACTATGGAAAAGAGAATGAGTGAACAGAAGATACAACTGCAACAAGTTCATATACAAGAGCTaagtagtaaaataaaaaaattacaggatGAACTCCATCAAAAGACTCTGGAGGAACAAATGGCACGCAAGAAGATGATTCTGTTTCAGGAAGAATCCATTAAATTTAAACACTCTGCAGAGGAATTCAGGAAGAAAGTTGAAAAATTACTGGAATCCCATAGCATCACAGAAAAGGACATTTCTGACATAAAGCTAGAATGTGTTGCtcttcagcaggaaaagcatATGGCTGAGGAAAACATCATGCTGTACAAGGTACAGATGGAAGACCTGCAAGAAAGGCTTAAAAAATGTCAGGAACAGCTACAGCAAGGGAAGCAGGCTGAAATGGACTATCACCAGAAGTGCAGGAGACTTGAGGAAGAACTGGAAGCACAGAAGCACACAGTTGAGAGCTTGAAACACAAAATGGATCTGCAGCTCATGGAGAGCGAGCACAGGGTTCTTTTGTTTCAGgatgaagttcagcaaaataATAAACTCCAAGATTGTGGATTTAAATTTAGCTGTGAGAGAAGAGGGAATGATTTCAATTACCTGAGTGACACCACAGCTCGAGAATTTGAGCAGCTTCCTCCACATTCAAAACCTAGCTCACCTTTGTTAAGACGGAGAGATCAGGTTTTAAATCAGAAGCAGGAGAGAGCAGGTTTTAAACCTGATCAGATAGAAGGAAATACATTGTACGTGAGTGCTGATGATACGATACCGAGAGAGGTGCAGTTCCATGTGTCAAGGATTAACCAATCAGGAGAAGAAAATTCAAGCCCACAATTTACAGAGTTTATTTCTCAAATGAGTACACAGTTTGAGATAACTTTTGATAAAGGAAGCCAAATCTCTGGAACGTCTGAATGGGATACATTGAGGAACAGGAACCTGCACAGTTCCAGACAAACTATTAgacatggagaagacatgaaaCATGAATTAGGAGTGGTAAAACTTCATCCCTTGGAG ATAGTGAAGAACAAGCAGTATGACATGCGTGTTGAAGTCACAACATTAAACCAAGAAAATGACAAGACTTTTGGTACTGAAGAGAGAATGCTTGAGGGATACAAAACATCCGAAGGGTTTAGGAAAGAAGACTTTGCAAAGATGAGCTCTTTCTTAGAGGGAGAGAGTTTGAAAACTGATGATGATGCTGCTCAGTTGGAGTATTTCACAGAGGAATATGATAATATTAAATTTCAAGGTCTCCGGCGTGATGTCACTGCCAGACAGTTGACCGAAGTTAAACTTTTAGACAGGCTCACAGTTGAGCAGCTTCTTTCAGGGCAGAAAACTATTGATGAGGTTCAGAAAAGTCTTGAAAAGTTTTTAACTAAACCTACAGCTATAGCTGGGCTGTACCTTGAATCCAGCAAAGAGATACTttcttttgctgcagcagcaaaaggaagaatCATAGGAAAAGCATTAGCATTAGCATTGTTAGAGGCGCAAGCAGCTACTGGTTTTATCATTGATCCCACAACAGGTCAGAAATTCTCTGTTGATGATTCGATTGTTAGAGGGCTTGCAGATACTGAATTAAAGAATAGACTGCGTGAGGCAGAGAAAGCTGTTTTGGGCTATTGCTGTTCTGGGAAAGTGATGTCTGTGTATCAGGCTATGGAAGCTCGACTCTTAGAAagacaaaaaggcaaaaatatccTTGAGGCTCAGATTGCAAGTGGGGGGGTCATTGATCCTGTCAGAAGTGTCCGTGTGCTGCCAGAAACCGCAGTGCAGCTCGGCTTGCTAAATAACACAACTTTAAAGTTTCTGCATGAACCTTCTAgtaatgcaaaatgttttcacaATCCAAACAACAGGAAAGCGATGTACTACTGTGATCTCCTGAAAATGTGTGTGTTCAGTGTAAGTGGtaaatgctttctgcttccagTTGGTGAGAGGAAAATAAGCAGCCCGTCAGCAGAGAAAAGTCACAAAATTTCTGTAGTAGATGTTGAAACAGGAGCTGAAATGACTTCATAtgaggcttataaaaaaaattgtgttgATAAAGCTACTTATCTTGAGCTTTCAAAACAGGAATTTGATTGGAAGGAGTCCACATGTTTTGACTCTGATgggaattcttttcttttgcttacagATCTTAAAACTGGTGTACAGTTTAATATCGAGGAGACCTTAAATCAGGGTAGAATTGGCAGAGCATTAGTCAATAAATATAAGGAGGGTTTAATCACAGCTAATGAGTTTGGTGATATTTTAGCTAGCAGTTCACAGCCAAATAAAGATTTAAACAGTCCTGTTGCAGGGTTCTGGCTTTCTGAAACCAATGAAAGAATTCCAGTCTTAAAAGCCTCACGCAAAAACTTGGTAGATAGAGTTACTGCCCTCCGATGTCTTGAAGCTCAAGTTAGTACAGGAGGCATAATTGATCCGTTTACTGGGAAAAAGTACAGCGTTTCAGAAGCTTTGCAAAGGGAGTTAATTGATGATGGATGTGCCAAGCACATGCAGCAGTGTGAACTGATCTTCACTGGGATCATTCACCCTGTAAAGAACACAGTTATGTCAGCTGTTGAAGTTGTGAACTTAAACGCCATAGACAAAGAACTGGGCATGCGCTGCCTGGAGTATCAGTACTTGACTGGTGGGTTGATAGATCCAAAGTCTCATTCCAGATTAACAATGGAAAATGCAATCAAGAATGGTATTATTGATGCTGTCACAGCTACAAAGATGAAAGACGAAAAATCGCATGTTAAAGCTTTAACATGCCCCAAAACAAAGAAGAAGGTAACCTACAAAGAAGCTTTAGAGAGAGCTGTTTTTGATTGCCACACTGGGCTGCGATTGTTAGAAGCAGCTCAGCCCATGAAAACAGGAATTTCCAGTCTTTATTATAATTCATAA